The following coding sequences are from one Equus caballus isolate H_3958 breed thoroughbred chromosome 27, TB-T2T, whole genome shotgun sequence window:
- the C27H8orf48 gene encoding LOW QUALITY PROTEIN: uncharacterized protein C8orf48 homolog (The sequence of the model RefSeq protein was modified relative to this genomic sequence to represent the inferred CDS: inserted 1 base in 1 codon; deleted 1 base in 1 codon; substituted 1 base at 1 genomic stop codon): protein MAPGRDTGQTPPWQGGELLVRQEEAKGMPFFLQGKRNERERESHRKSNLFSVPVSRFKPHICKAYLIVEERLEEELLPRSLLRTMREDTEPGHSEGQGKLAQADIRAMADLCNETFKSFTDEVQRSGSFSFSERLQPWPHASGSKPESGKPTTYLEYRDKQSELSEYKNYEEKFSRKWINHLKGKETNSEQYQPDTKLQTEITRASEGELNALQSFCTIKINLIHRRANSKEKKSSRHKKLQFTLDAEPSERDVLNCTVPDELLNRVYLKNMRTIAKQVATAKQHISSQCPSCNRKRAELAQSAFLKRKKTLLESLLLQEKIDEHLHTKDFLTLIGEVHQGLPRLSDDPRKIWKRLSEKSQIGYSGFERSDREQEMXQSGDNVCHXTFSLPFLKLLTLTKLEMVFIHDNV, encoded by the exons ATGGCTCCAGGAAGAGATACAGGCCAAACACCTCCTTGGCAAGGAGGTGAATTGCTTGTCAGACAGGAAGAAGCTAAAGgcatgcccttcttcctccaaggaaagagaaatgagagagaaagggagtcGCACAGGAAGTCTAATTTGTTTTCAGTTCCTGTCTCCAGGTTTAAGCCCCATATCTGCAAAGCATATTTGATTGTTGAGGAAAGGCTAGAAGAAGAGCTTTTGCCCCGCTCCCTGTTGAGAACTATGAGGGAAGATACA GAGCCCGGGCATTCAGAAGGGCAAGGGAAATTGGCCCAAGCGGACATCAGGGCTATGGCCGACCTTTGTAACGAGACCTTCAAGTCCTTTACTGACGAGGTACAGAGATCTGGTTCATTCAGCTTTTCTGAAAGACTGCAACCCTGGCCCCATGCCTCTGGGAGCAAACCTGAGAGTGGAAAGCCCACTACATACTTGGAATATCGAGACAAGCAATCTGAGCTTTCGGAGTACAAAAATTATGAAGAGAAGTTCAGTAGAAAATGGATCAACCATCTCAAGGGCAAAGAAACTAACTCTGAACAGTACCAACCAGACACTAAACTTCAAACAGAAATCACTCGGGCATCCGAGGGAGAATTGAATGCCCtgcagtctttttgcaccattaAGATAAACCTGATCCATCGTAGAGCGAACTCTAAGGAGAAAAAGAGCAGCAGACATAAAAAGCTGCAGTTTACGTTGGAtgcagagccttcagagagagatGTCTTAAACTGTACTGTCCCTGATGAGCTTTTGAACAGAGTCTATTTAAAAAACATGAGGACAATAGCAAAACAGGTGGCGACAGCTAAGCAACACATTTCTTCTCAGTGTCCTAGTTGTAACAGAAAAAGAGCAGAACTGGCTCAATCTGCCTTCCTGAAACGAAAGAAAACTTTACTGGAGTCACTTCTACTCCAAGAGAAGATAGATGAACATCTTCATACTAAAGACTTTCTGACCCTTATTGGAGAAGTGCATCAAGGCCTTCCCAGGCTGTCAGATGACCCcagaaaaatctggaaaagaCTGAGTGAGAAAAGTCAGATCGGATACTCCGGT TTTGAAAGGTCAGATAGAGAGCAAGAGATGTAGCAAAGTGGAGATAATGTTTGTC TCACTTTTTCGCTACCGTTTCTCAAACTACTGACTCTAACCAAACTGGAGATGGTATTTATTCATGATAATGTGTAA